ACCGCGCACGCCCGGGACACCCTCATCGCGCAAACGCAGCGCGACGCTCGCGGCCAGTGTGCCGCCCGCGCTGTCGCCCGCCAGTTGCAACGAGCGCGGCAACGCACTAAACGGCAAACTGCCATCGAGGGCAGCGCGTGTCACCGCGAGGCAATCGTCGTGAGCGGCGGGCGCGGGATGTTCCGGTGCGAGCCGATAATCGACGGCCACGACGCACAGTCCCGTATCCGCCGCGATACGCGCAGTGATCAGTTCGTGACTGGCGAGCGAACCGACGACGAAGCCTCCGCCATGAAAATAGAGCACCGTGCCCGATGCGCGTGCGCGGTCGGTCGGCACATACAGCCGCAACATGAACGACTGCCCGCTCGCGGGCGGCATGAACAGCGCATCCTGCGTCGTCACACCGTCGGGAAGCGGCGGCGTGAACGCAGCCGCCAGTCGCTCGTACATCGCGCGCTGTTCGGCGGGCGTCGACGCGGAGCGATCGGCGGGATAAAGACGCTTCGTACGTTCAACGAATTCAACGATCTCCGGTTCGAGCATGGCGCGTGCTCCGCTTATCTGTTGGCCGATTGTCCACGCGAATGCCGGACGTCTCTATTGGCGCGTCTGGCCGGGCAAACCGATCACACGCCCTGCATAGCGGGCGGCAGGCAGCGTCGCCTGCGCGTCGACCAGCGCACGCACGCGCGCCTCGACATCGGCGTCGAAGGCGGCGGAGCGTGGCCCGCTCGTATCGACGTGCAGCAGCATCTGCTCGCCCGCCGCGACGGGCTCTTCACCGTCGCCTGCAAACATTTCGAGGTACAGGTGCATACGTTTCGCGTCGTGCGCCAGCACCCGCATCTCAGTGCGCACCTTCGTGCCTTCCTTGATTTCGTGCAGATAGTTGATGTGCGCTTCAAGCGTGTAGATCGAACGGCCGCGTGCCTTGCGCACTGCGTCGTCGAGGCCGATCTGATCGATCAGCGCATCGGTGGCGAAGCTGAAGATCAACATATAGAACGCGTCGCGCAGATGGCCGTTGTAGTCGACCCACTCGGCGCGCACGACATCGTGATACACAGGCAATTGCGCATGTCGCGGCATGGCGAATGTCTCCGTCGCTTGGCATGGATATCTTGTGCTGCGGGGCCCGGCTCCGATGCCCCGCCCGTGCAGATGATACGCGACCCTTATTCGTCGGCCCGCAAGCCATGACGCGCTTTCGTTTCCGCGATCACAGACAGCACGTTCGTGATGCACTCGTCGCGATAGCGTTCGAGTTGCTTGATCGAACGTGGACCGACCTGCTCCGCCGTTCCGTCGACCACGCGGTCGATCAGTTTATCCGTCAGCTTCGGCGCGACCAGCTTCGTCCACGGCAATTCCAGCGCGGGCCCGAACTGCTGCATGAAATGCCGCATGCCCGCGTCGCCGCCCGCGAGCGTATACGTGAGGAACGTGCCCATGAACGACCAGCGTATACCCGCGCCAAAACGGATCGCATCGTCGATCTCGCCGGTCGTCGCGACGCCTTCATCGACAAGATGCAGCGCCTCGCGCCACAACGCTTCGAGCAGACGGTCGGCGATAAAGCCGGGCACTTCCTTGCGCACGT
This Paraburkholderia phymatum STM815 DNA region includes the following protein-coding sequences:
- a CDS encoding thioesterase family protein; protein product: MPRHAQLPVYHDVVRAEWVDYNGHLRDAFYMLIFSFATDALIDQIGLDDAVRKARGRSIYTLEAHINYLHEIKEGTKVRTEMRVLAHDAKRMHLYLEMFAGDGEEPVAAGEQMLLHVDTSGPRSAAFDADVEARVRALVDAQATLPAARYAGRVIGLPGQTRQ
- a CDS encoding alpha/beta hydrolase — encoded protein: MLEPEIVEFVERTKRLYPADRSASTPAEQRAMYERLAAAFTPPLPDGVTTQDALFMPPASGQSFMLRLYVPTDRARASGTVLYFHGGGFVVGSLASHELITARIAADTGLCVVAVDYRLAPEHPAPAAHDDCLAVTRAALDGSLPFSALPRSLQLAGDSAGGTLAASVALRLRDEGVPGVRGLALVYPMLGIEPQLPARDTEADAPMLTLADVRRYGELYWRGRPVDTWTVPLEASRYDGLPPTLAIGVEHDPLRDDARVFAERIVAARGRVDAPIGRGLVHGAWRALATSPGVQWMHREVCRFLSAHAAD